One Mytilus trossulus isolate FHL-02 chromosome 5, PNRI_Mtr1.1.1.hap1, whole genome shotgun sequence DNA segment encodes these proteins:
- the LOC134719613 gene encoding fibropellin-1-like, with the protein MSVNLCAAKCTLLFRSGNFPCYAFEYTPGSNMCIYTNITTLMLNAGYLSLKQNEAVHYYERPKGSFKNLFHEQPNTALKDQGSYFDIKRNVTVEQCAHMCLLSAQTGCLSFSYSKQLTACGLSNMYHSNNAKSSAPIMATPLYDHYQFFTSWPCNAILPMNYTPTAIASVRFPYQAVRNIQCNLKLEAPPGHKIEITFSTVYFGKDVCSHNGDGITLHDGETVAAPVIGRFCERTGSALKIRKSTANSLFVTYKTGSVPMAFKAVYQFVNPCENHKCQNGAICNVTNRSYVCHCPHGWSGRFCEANIDDCVNEPCLFGGSCVDELNGYHCQCSNEFSGNRCEKFLGKCAENPCVHGVCHVTSRYNYTCKCEKDYIGKNCDHKQQYCSPNPCVHGSCLETFGYYLCQCKNGYTGQNCNIPENPCKYRPCANGVCSSVNAIYHCACTKGFSGRNCDIIDKCANVNCPHGKCINLNNTLKCECEYGFTGSRCDVLINQCANVNCFHGKCITNNNTYSCECKEGWTGPTCETDIAIDPCDKAQCGIGICEALHGSRMEYRCLCPNGYHGKNCQSRGVTNADKFHTKSRPCDQVQCFNSGKCKDLNGKAICSCKAPFSGTFCERKLKDCSFLPCLANATCVDTRLGHVCICPTGIVGQVCDRVMSPCISNPCKTGICQESNNAYGYRCVLYTLTGHNNVTITSVIIPPNNILD; encoded by the exons ATGAGTGTCAATCTATGTGCTGCAAAGTGTACCTTATTATTCCGGAGTGGAAATTTTCCATGCTACGCCTTTGAATACACACCCGGTAGTAATATGTGTATTTATACCAATATTACAACGTTAATGCTAAATGCTGGTTATCTCAGCTTGAAACAGAACGAAGCAGTTCATTACTACGAGAGACCAAAAG GTAGTTTCAAGAATCTGTTTCATGAACAACCTAATACCGCACTGAAGGACCAAGGAAGCTATTTCgatattaaaagaaatgtaaCTGTAGAACAATGTGCTCATATGTGTCTTCTTAGTGCGCAGACCGGATGTCTATCATTTTCCTATAGCAAACAACTGACAGCATGCGGCCTTAGCAACATGTACCATAGCAACAATGCAAAATCGTCTGCTCCAATAATGGCAACACCTTTGTACGATCACTACCAGTTTTTTACTT CCTGGCCTTGTAATGCAATTTTACCAATGAACTACACTCCTACGGCCATAGCTTCTGTTAGATTTCCGTACCAAGCTGTCCGAAATATACAGTGTAACTTAAAGTTGGAAGCTCCACCTGGACACAAAATTGAGATAACTTTTTCCACGGTATATTTTGGTAAAGACGTTTGTTCTCACAATGGGGATGGTATTACACTGCATGATGGTGAAACAGTGGCAGCTCCCGTGATTGGTCGTTTCTGTGAGAGAACCGGAAGtgctttaaaaataagaaaatctaCAGCTAACTCGCTCTTCGTTACATACAAAACTGGATCCGTCCCAATGGCATTCAAAGCCGTATACCAATTTG TGAACCCGTGTGAAAATCACAAATGTCAAAATGGTGCAATATGTAATGTGACAAACAGGTCATATGTCTGTCATTGTCCACATGGTTGGTCTGGAAGATTCTGCGAGGCAAACATTGACGACTGCGTAAATGAACCTTGTCTTTTTGGAGGAAGTTGCGTCGACGAATTAAATGGCTACCATTGTCAGTGTTCAAACGAATTTTCCGGAAATCGATGTGAAAAGTTCCTTGGAAAGTGCGCAGAAAATCCATGTGTACATGGCGTTTGCCACGTGACCTCTCGATATAATTACACATGCAAATGCGAGAAAGATTATATTGGGAAAAACTGTGATCATAAACAGCAATATTGTAGTCCGAATCCTTGTGTGCATGGTTCTTGTTTGGAAACGTTTGGGTATTATTTGTGCCAATGCAAAAACGGTTACACAGGTCAAAATTGTAACATTCCCGAAAACCCATGCAAATATCGCCCATGTGCAAATGGCGTTTGTTCATCAGTTAACGCAATTTATCACTGCGCATGCACAAAAGGATTTTCCGGCAGGAATTGCgatattattgataaatgtgCCAATGTGAATTGTCCACATGGTAAATgtattaatctgaataatacgCTGAAATGCGAATGCGAATATGGATTCACCGGAAGTAGGTGTGATGTCTTGATAAATCAGTGTGCAAATGTCAACTGTTTTCATGGAAAATGCATCACCAATAACAATACATACTCATGTGAATGCAAAGAAGGATGGACAG GTCCCACTTGTGAAACTGATATAGCTATTGATCCATGCGATAAAGCGCAGTGTGGAATTGGCATATGTGAGGCTCTTCATGGTAGCCGAATGGAGTACCGTTGTCTGTGTCCAAATGGTTACCATGGGAAAAACTGTCAGTCACGTGGTGTTACCAATGCAGACAAGT TCCACACTAAGTCCAGACCTTGTGATCAAGTGCAATGTTTTAACAGTGGCAAATGTAAAGATTTAAATGGAAAGGCCATATGCAGTTGTAAGGCTCCCTTTAGTGGAACTTTCTGTGAACGGAAATTAAAAGATTGTAGCTTTCTCCCGTGTCTCGCAAATGCAACGTGTGTGGATACAAGGTTGGGACATGTGTGTATTTGCCCAACTGGAATTGTCGGTCAAGTTTGTGACAGAGTAATGTCTCCTTGCATTAGTAACCCATGTAAAACTGGTATCTGTCAAGAATCCAACAATGCATACGGATATAG ATGTGTTTTGTACACGTTGACAGGCCATAATAATGTCACAATTACTTCAGTAATTATACCACCTAACAATA